gctgccaccagagttgctgctactgctgttacGGTCTTCTGGGCTGGTACTGTTTTCGTTACTAGTGCTACTGGTACTACTGTCGCTACTGCTTCTACTGCGCCTACTATGGTCAGTCTGCGAGCGTTTTCTGCTTTCGCCTTTTGGCACAGCAGCTGCGCCTGCTACCTTTGGTTCACTGTTTACCGCACCCTTAGCATCGATGCCAGCACTATCTGTGGATAGTGCTACACCATCACTACCATCCTCATCGACATCGCCATCATtgacttgctgctgctgctgcgtctCCATAGTGACCGGTGACGTAGGTTCCTTTGTTTTTACCTCTTCCTTTTGTGTCAACTTTTCCTCAACTCGGTCGGTCGCTTCCATCTTCGGCTGTTCTGGCGCTGATGATTCTTCTGCCTTTACCGATGTGGCCTCATGTGTTGCCTTACCACTTTTCTGCGGGGATGATTCTTCCTCCTCCGGTTCACTTTTCGGTGTACATTCGGCTTCTTGCTTGATTGTTgggttttcttcatttttctcaTCACCTGATGCTTCCACTGACTCACGCGTAGTTGTTGGTGGTGAGCAGGACGTTCTGTCTGCTCCCTTGAAGGTGATGTCTTCTGTTGTGTCCGCTGCCGGTTTGCTTTCTTGCGGTGAATCTCTTCCACCATCATCGCGTTTTGGCGACACTTCCGGTGCTGAGAGCGGTGTCTGCTTTGATTCTGCCATCGTGTCTGGGTGTGATAATCGGTATGGATTCGTGAACGTATTTCTACTCTCTAGATGGCAATGGATGGTCTGGCAGTGGCGTGTGGTTACAGTTTAGTCCAACTGTATTCATTCAGCTTATAAAGTACGCTTTATACGCACACCTTGCGAGTACTTTGCACGCCTGATGGAGAGATTTCACTTTCACTCGCTTCTCCTCACTTATAAATTCCCGTGCAACGAACAACAATCTGCCTTATGCGGCCGATGAAATCGCGCTCAACTGAACGTTCTCGATGTCCTCCacccggttttgtttttggggtaAGCGTTACCACGGAGAATGCTGGAGCTggaactgttgttgttgtgcggtGGCcgtcgtttttcgttttgctttttatccaCCTTCTTCAGGTCGGGACGGACAATTCCCCGGTACCTACACACACCACTGGGGCTCGACGATAAATAATTCGTCCACCATTGCCCGTCTCCGTCACCGATGGGCACTCCGTCGTCAGGGGGTGCgcggaagcaaaaaaaaaaaggttgcgaAGGAGCGACGTCACACACCAGCAGCGACGTCCCGCGTGTCTTCGACCCGTTTTCCCGTGAGCGAGATAAACGCGGGCGGGCACCAGCGTGTCGCGACGCACACAGGCTTAGCGACCGGTACACAGTTGGACAGCAGCATACACACGGGGCACGCAGAGAGCGAACCGGCGGCCAGCAGGCAAGCGGGAGCGTTGGACGCGACCGACACGATACGCGACGACCACAGAGGGCCCGAAAACCGACAACGACGACCGATGACGCCGATGGCCTCGACGCGAGAGCGGTACGCGGGCGAGTGAACGGTTACGGCGAGGCACGAAACCGAAGGCCACGCGGCGCACCCTCCGATCTCTCCTCCCCCTCTATGCTtcctcctctgtccgcccgCTGCGAACGGTTGTGCACGACCGTTCCCCTCCGGTACGCTTTGGCGTTGCCTTGCTGCTTGTGCTCTCGTTCTCGCTCACGCTCGTTCAAATGGGATTTCTCACGCCAAGCACCCTGGGCGCCGCAAGCTCGTAGCTCGCATCTGAACCGGCTGTGCGGCTGATGGCCGTTCTGtgtaagtgtgtatgtgtgtgtgtttcggtgcGTGAAGGGACCCCTTTCCgtcgctgttgctgctgaaacatgcacaaacacacacactttgccCGAACGTGGCCACAAGCACGGAACGGAATTACGCCGCGACGGACGGCCAACCAGCCGTCAAGCAAAAAAGCAAGGGGGAAATGACACCCAGGGCAAGGTaagaagaaacagaagaacTTGCTCGTCACACCATCAAGTTGGCCACCGTCATCATGAACCTGAGCAACGTACGGCTACGATCCGTGTCCCCGTTAGTCGAAACCTTTAAACTAACTCGAAACCTTCGAGAATGGGAACCACACTCCGGTTCTGGTTGTCTGTCACGCGATTTTCTTCTTATCATACGGGGGAGTTCGGAAAATGGATCTTCACATTGGCAACAACCCACCCTATCGGTGTACTTGGCTTAACTTACACTTTTATTTGGTGCCCTTGTTTCAGGAAACTTTCactcacacacggacacacacacacctcgaATTTTCACAGAACGGAATTTAAAGAAAAGCTGCACCTTTTCACACTCGTCACATAAAATCGTGATCGCAGAAGCATCTCCACTTTCTGCACGTGGTTGGGAACCGTTTTGCGGTCTCTTTCCGTTCACAGTACACCTCATTCGTTCGAAATTGTAGCACTTCCACGGAACAATTCACTAGCCCATTTCGGAAAATCTGGTCTCATTGCTTTAGCGTAACACTTTTCCAACCAATTCAAACATGTCgcctcattttcttttttttttttcactcttccGGTGATAGTTCCCCAGAACGAAGGAGCGCACAGCTACGTCCGACCGCTTCGAAAACCTTTTGTAAACAACATTGTTATTAACCACACCGTCGATATCATAACCATTATTAAGCAATTGCTAAACGTAGCTAGCATCGAACCAAGCtccaccatttttttaaactatataACGAGAACCTTCTTTTCAATAGCTGTACCGCACAGAAACTTAATCTGTTTAAGACAACAATAGTTTctctaacttttttttaacatttccaCTTATCAAACATGATTATGAAGCATTTTTAAGcgaaaacaaagtaaaaccaGATCAAAATTGGGTTGAAAACTACAGGCTCAATTTGCTAGCAGTGTAATGTGGCATTGATGTTAGCAGCGAAGGTTGCCAAACTTCGGAAAATTCCGACAGAAATGTCATTTTGTTGTCACTTTTTCTGCCCCAGTGAAAATAATGCGTATTGTTTTGAGGAAAACCcctaattttaaattaatttaccgTTCTAATAggaaaatgattcttttttaCCAAATTTATTCACATAAAGAAGATataatgtaatgtaatgttaatgtacagcctgaggaaacatctcacctcaaaaaacctgtcgcgacggtcgaagctgggactgtatcgtacctctatagtcccagtactcacattcGCCTCTGAGGTATGGACCCAGTCCAAAACAGAtaggctggccatgttatacgcatggcaccggacgacccagctcagaaagtacttttaggccgtccacacgggcagaggaggcgtggtaagcccagattgaggttggaggattggcggacgacggcgcgggaccgtgagcggttccggattctgctgcggcaggccaagaccgcaaagcggttgtagcgcctgatcaGTAAgtaagttttttatttatttctttacatttgattattacggtccagtgccgtattgtgaTCAAAGATCAAAGTGTAGTATCAGTAAGTaagtaatgtaaaaaaaatgaggAAATAAGAACCAGCATTGTTATCACTCTAGCtgttatttgaaaaatcgttTGTACAGTCCAAGTTTTCTCCATCATTCCTTCAAACGGTATCTGGTTATTTGTTTGGTGTGACGATAAAAACCCTATGAGCATGGAAAGAGGTCTCCACCGTATGCTTCTTATCTCTTCTCATGTACACGTTTCCGTGTATCTAAGcctcaaatatatttttcaattatgtGTAAATACTACTGCTTTAATCAATCAATCCAACGAACTGGTTGGATACGCCTGGCCGAGTACTTCTCGCATATTTCGAACAATATTCTCGTAAAACGCGAGACTCCGTTTTAGTCTGTTAATGTTTTTCATATAGTACGCTTTAGGCATCTGCACGTACTCCTTGCCCTTAAAGATAAATTCGCTAATATTATCGTCCTTTTCCAGCACCGTATCATCACTGTTCTGCGATGTCGAGGTGTCATCATTCTGTTCAATGATTGCGATTGCATTTGTGGACGATGAAACTGGAGATTTAAGCGTTGTTCTGAACACCTCTTTCGCTGGCTTTTCCGCACTGCTTTCCCTGACCGGACCGCTTGGCGTTAATCGCAGCTTTTTTGAAGCTTGCACCAGATGGACGTTGCTACCGTCCAGTTGTTCCATCTTGATATATTGGTTCTTCTTAAGAGTAACTGGAGAAGCAACAGTGTTGTTTTGAATAGTGGAcagttttgctttcatttcggCAAGTTTGGCAGCAACGACTTTCCGTTTACGGCTATAATCGATATACGATGCGGAGGGTTGTTCAATATTCAATGGAAGTTGATCGTTGATGGTTCCAATAACTACTTCCGACTGATTTTCATCGCTTATCGCAGTTTCGGTATGTTGCGGTACGCCCATCGAGTCTTTACCGTGatgaaaatctaaaaaatgtgtttcaatTAATGTAACAATCTGCTCACAACACTCACAATAGCCATTTGCCAAACCTTCATGTATAATATCCGTTGAATCATCGATCGTATCGTCCACGAGTTCCTCCTCCATTATTTTCAACTCTTGTTCTCGTTCCGATTCCTCGCTCGGTTCATTGTACGGATAGGGAACAGCGTTTGCCAGCAGCAACGTTCGTCTTTGACTGCGACAAATGTAAATGCTGGGAAAATGCCGTTCGCATAAAAAACGATGATTTCGACTGTCCACCAAGTGTGCGGGTACGCCTGCCGCCTTCATCCATGTCTCACATCGATCCGGCTGTTTggggaaagcgaaaaaagttACCatcggattggcgatggagtTGCTGCCACACTCGTAGTAGGAACAGCACTTTTTGTTCACGTTTGTTCGGTAAGTATTCATTTTCTGTGGCGCTTGTTATTGACGGCGTCTTTTTTATTAGCAGTattattttgtaaacaaatgaGATAGCGACAGGTTCGTACATTCGCAGACAAATGTGACATTTGTTTGAGATTAACATAAATCTATTAAAAGACGAGTAAATGTGAATAtgctgaaatttgtgaaatagaatagaatttgaaaaatactaATTATCCACCCATTAAACAATTAATCACTATTTCTATACATTATTTCAATTTCGTCCTTCGTACCCCATGGCTCTCAACTGTCAAAGTACATGTCAATGTGTCAAACAGACCTAAGCCAACCCTATTTCCCtaattttgcttgtttgaatATCTCGTTAAATTATGATGCACAACCTCACGTAAACGCACCAGCTGCCGACAAGCCCACGAGCACACATCAATCGCCGTCGTGCTGCGATCAGTCCGTCAGTCAGGGGCCCAAGTGcgaagatcatcatcattaccggGAACACGAAAGTACAGAACGGAGTGAGCGAGATTTCAGCCGGTTCATTGTGGCATCACATCTTTACTTCCGCAAAGCGCAGAACAGCTAGAACCAATTAAGCAATGAAGCCGTTGGCGTATGCGTGCTGTTAAAAGCAACCGAAAAGTGTGTTTGCGTCGTCACCAGTGCTACTGTGATTGGTGATAACGAcgaaaagtgaagcaaaagtGTTCCGCTGTACGGGCGCTTGTACCAGAGGTACGCGGACCTGATCATCAAGGGTAGAAACGGGGAATGTGCAGTGGAGGGGAAGGGAGGGGAGCAAGTGTTATCTTCTTTATATGCAAAATTCCAACGAACGGAGTGTACTGCATACGTACGTGGGATTACCAGGGAATTGTCCCGTGCTTGGAACTGCATTCCCCGGTGTGCCGAGTGGTATTTTCGTGGTCAAGGGAAATcagtgtgaatgtgtgtgtgagaagcTTAGGATAAAAGTGATTTATTGCCAACGATTAAACATCATCTTCGTACACAAAAAGGCCTCCGTTCTGTTGTAGCTTCCGACGTACACACACTACACACGCATAGAAACAGTTCTCTGTGGTTTTCAGTGCGCGATGAGTCTCGAAACGATGAGCGATTTGAggaaaaagtacaaaaactGGAGATCATACGTAAAGGTAAGCAGAGACAAGCAAAAcgagcgaataaaaaaaacgcacacacagcgGCAATCAGCAGCACGATTGCTACATGCATTTGCACCCGGGAGGGCGGTCAACGATCCGCAACTCCGTGGGGCATCACCAAcgtcagccagccagccaacgaactACCGTCTTCGTGATATTATGAAATTAGGGGGGTTTTAGTCCATTTTGTAAGCGTGTTACACTCCGGGCACAGCAACGTGCCATGATGATCGACATGGCGATCGAACACAATCCCTTCTGCCATTTACGACACAGATTTACCCGcagtaccttttttttgtcccatcCAAAAAGTCCCTTACCGCGAATGGGGGTTTTGACGCGTTTTCCAGATGAATCACACggttgcatgtttttttttttaatgaagttGCATGATCCTGCacgattttgttttccgctaaacaaaacactttaaaCATTTGGCAACTGGGTTAATTCTATTGCTAATGCTTCGAACGATCTACCATGCATTggtgattttgtgttttttcgctAACGAGAGATACTGCTAGCTGATGATCATCGAACGattaacacaatttttcatGCGATTtttatcccccccccctcccgctCCCTCTGTAGGCTTTTGAAATTCGATCTCAAGGTCAAACGGTGGAATGGTATTTGCATTACTATAGCAACGAAAGTTTTTACCCCTGAACCCGCACATCAGGTGGCAAAGATGCGTGCCTGTGTGTGGGGCGCAGTGTTATCGCGCCTGGAACTGTTGGCGGTTACGCATTAATTAGCGTTGTTGCTTCGTTGCCATCAATCAACGTTTACAGCAATTCGCACAAACAATCGGTTTGGCAATGTGTGCGCTCATTATCACTTTCAAACGGCGGTagattaattataatttttggatttgtttaattattgtaCAAATTAGCTTCCCGCAGCTCAAACGAGAGGAGATACAGATAGGAAGAAGTCAACAATTAGTCTTTCTAATTCTATTTAAATGAGCTTATCATAAAGCCATTCGCATTATTACCCGCGTCAAAATAATCACCTACAAGACACTTATCATTCTATCACCTCTCCCCCACCCAGAAACgcctttgttttcatttgcccTGTGTTTTAATCGAATTCTTATGCCTAGTTTAGATGAGTGCGTTCACTACTTGAAGTCAAGTTGATCGTTTCGTTGCCCCTTGCGCTTTCTCATCGTGAAGCTGTCAAATtcttaagacaaaaaaaacgcagccTCGAAATCGGGTGAAAGCAAGCAGGTGCGCTCTGCTATTGATATTTTTCTTACGCAtattgaaaagaaatttaCTGAAAAGGTGCTTCTGTACATACTGTGGGGTAATGGCATAGGGTTCCGCACACGATTTCCTCGTCTCACTACTGTACGTGCGCTAAAAATACCACTCTCCAGTATGTTGTGTAGTACGATTAGAAAATAATCTAGTACCTTGTGCGATTGTCGTGGCAAATGTTCCTCGAAGTGTATTGGTGGTTGTTTGGTTGTAACTAGCTGGCTGGCGGCTGACAGTGTAACGCGGCAGCGATTGAAAAACTTGATTACCGAAATAGATCCTGCGAATGGGTGGTGGGAGGGTGGTTTTGTGATTGTGTTTTGGTGGTGATGAAGACTGGCTGCTATTAATTTGCTCCCTTATcttgttgtgtgcgtgtgtctgggCGGCAGTTTGTAAAGCTAGTTTCAGACGCCGGAATGGAAGATGAAACTATGTTTGGTGAAAAGCAATCGATACGGGACTCGGCCCGCTCGCTCAAGAAGTACGGCAGCATATCCGGCGGAAGTCGAAGCCCGGCTGCATTACAGCCCACCGACGCACTGATACGACATGACGTTGAGCGGACCGATACGCTGCAGGGTCTTGCGTTGAAATACGGATGTAGCGTAAGTATGGTTTGACCTGCCTTTGGCGGCCGTAAATAGCAAACTTACCCACCATCTGCTGTCTGCTTCCAGATGGAACAAATTAGGCGAGTAAATAGGCTACTGCCAACGGATACCATCTTTCTGCGGCCGTTTCTTATGGTACCCGTGGCGAAAGACTCACCCCACTATCCTAAGGATCCGGAAGCAATCATACGTCCAAACGCGCTGTCCAGTCGGATGATGACAtcaggcagcagcagtggaggTGCTAGTGGAAGCGGGAGCAGCAGCATTattagcaacaacaacaacaacagtatcaGCTCCGACGGTAATGGGTACTCGCTAAGCGAAGAATCACCGCTCGTATCGCCCGAAGAGGAAAGTCGCAAAAATCTGGAAGAATTTCTTGGCAAAATCGACAGCTCGATTGCATCGACCCGCAAATGCATTGCGGAGGTACAGCGAAACAGTGACTTCGTAACGAGCAGCCAGAGCGACGATAATCTGTTCTTCTCGTCTTCGTCCGGCGGTGGTGTTAGCGGGAGCGGTAGCAGTGGCTACTATTCGAAACCGCGTGCCTACTCGAATGCATCGTCTTCGTCCTCGATCTCGTCTTACCAGCAGTATCACTATCATTTACCGAGTGGTGGTGCCGGCGGTGGTGGCAACAATGTGTCCGCTGCTGGTGGTAGTGGCGCGAACCATCATCACAAGCGCCAGAGTTCCTCCGGTAGTGCCGCGTCCGACACGAACCAGCTGATTGTGATGACGCAAGGCAAGCGGGTGCAAAGTTCACTTCAAAAGCTGGAACGCCAGCAAGACGAACTGTTCGAATTGTAGCACCAACCGTCATGGCACCAAACCGAAAGACAGCGGAACTCATCCATGAGCTGTGCGATGATGGAAGAGGACGAAGACaatgaggaggaagaggagaaTTCGAACGGGTTGGAAACGCAAGCTCTAATGATGGTTCCTGTGGCGGGAAGATACGTGGCATCACGCTATcatctttaccatcatcaccatcctcatcatcactACATTACACGGTATGTACGCCATCGACATACGTTCCACGTACAGCTGCAAACGTTTGGCGCTAGTTTGAAGGGCAAGTTGGGCAGTATTGTTAGCGTACTAATCAATCGTACTCGACGCACCCACGGTAACCTGATGTTGACATCACCCGTCCCGATAGTTGAAGGTACAAACCTTTAAACTTTGGCGACGCATTCGTTGGAGGGATTTTTTGAAACAGGAAGCGAAAAACTTAACATTGtgcttatttcattccacAAATTTCCCTAAAACGGACCACGAACCGATGGTTACAATTGTTTAAGCACATATTTATCCTTTACTAGCTTTACCTTTTCACTCAATTTTTTGAAGACTCGTGCTCGCTGCATTATTGTATAGACCCGGGAGAGATCCTCCACTCGGTCATCATCATACAAAGTGGTTAGGTAAATTGTTTACTGCGCCCGCTGATAAGTGCGGTATCAAATAGGTACGTTTTTGATGTGTGtgagaacacacacacacacactcacataaaaTCGTGTGGTGCATTCAGTATTGGAAATCCTATTTAAATCAAACCGGCAACAGGGttgagagatagagagaggtGCGGAAATGAGTGCTAATATGAGTTAAGAATTTAAGACACAAGAGCAGAAGCAATCTGACCCGAAAGAGGTGCTATTATATATCTAGTTTTTAGTAGAGCGCATATACACTGAATCTACCATCACGCTTAATCGCACTTTGCATCGTGTCTGCGCATGGGCGGAAAGATAAGCGCCACATCCCATAAATGACGTTAAATAGGTCGTCTTTGTCCAATGGCGTTCCTCTACGTGAGGAAAGTGTGATCAGTTCACATCCAACGGGGCGCACCGCTATATCCTCCCCTGATCCCTATTCCGCTCCCTTACCTCTCGATCGATGATTGTGACGCATTGCTAGCtagacaacaaacagaaaaaacgcACGCAATAGGGTGACAATCGTTTGAACCGACCGTTTTGTGACGTCAGTTAGCGACAAACCGCAGAAATGCGCGGCTTTGAAAGTACGTTTCTATTTTCATCCTTTTGTTGGTAGGAGATAACCACACATTGAGTGTTAATTGCATCCACAATCGATGGTAGTGCAGGTATTATTGCAAGTCTGTTGTTGGCCTTCACTGTTTGCAGGTTTTAAAGCAGACCATATCCTCACGCACTTTAAGAACGCATCTCAGCtgttacattaaaaaaagccTTTATCCGCATAATCTATACATACTACATATCGTcgtgaaattttttttatcaaaagtagataaatgaaaatagaTCCCTCTACATTTCGAGGAACGGAAAGTTGACTGTTAAAAATTACACACAGTGCGGAACCAAAGTAAGAGTCCGCATAGGTCCACATACATCCGTATGAATCAGTTCCAAAACGCTATTCGATGTACTATCTGAACTCTTCGGAAATGGTATTCGTTCACTAGCATCACACGCATATGACACACTTCGATTGTGCAATTTCATCACAAACAGATTGTCCACAAGCTCCGCAACAGCACCAACTACTTCGTTCTTGCTAATAGTTGCGCCTTGTGCATCGAAATTGACATTGTATCCCTTTTGAACCAACTGCTTCACTGATAATAGATTTGCTCTCATAACCGGTACGAAAAATACATTGTTAACTGTTATCGTGTTAACGCTATCTTCAAATGTTTCGAAAAACTTTCTGTCATTGAAGATGTGGCAAGTCGCACCCGAATCTAAGATCTATACCCCGGATTTCAGGTCTACGATCACAGAGAACGCCCACTTGCACAAATATCCATTGTCCACAACATTGGTCACACTATGACCCTTATTCggtttgttcatttttcattgtttccACTTCGCACAATGCACCTTTTTATGACCAGTTTGTTTACAGAAATAATACTTTACTTCCTCTTTTTTATTGGCCATATGAAGAGCTGTTTCTCGACTCCCAAAAACACTAGAtcggtttttcttcttaagCCATTCATCGATCAACTATCCTTTAACAAGGTCTAAGGTTAGATCGGGATCGGGCCTAGCTTCCAATGCTGTTACCAGCGCCTCATACTCATCAGGCAAGCTGCTGAACAAAATGGCGACGAGCCATTGTTCGTTTAGAACATCGCTCCCTTGCAGCCCGTTCAACCTTTCCACACAAATGATGCTCTTGAATAAGGACACACTTTAGCTAGGATGCTTGCATCAGAACCTAACTGCTCCTTGCTAAGAAGCTGGTTCGCCTCGATCAAGTACCATAGCAGGGCTTTCATCAGTTGTCTGCCTTCATGTCCTTCGGGTATTAAGGATGCCATTATTACAGTTTGCATGCAACGTGGAAATTTCGGACCAGTATCATCTACGTTGAGGCTCACTGCTCTCGGAATAGCTAAGGTTTCACTTGCAAGCAATCTCACTGCGATCATAGAAAACACAGCAGTCACTCTTTTGACAGTGTTATTGTTGTATTCCCACCCTTTCCAACATTGTTCACTATCTGATAGGTGTTTTTCAAATCGACTATTCTCATCTTGCCAGCATCTGAAGATCACAAcaacattttatcaaaattattgCCTCGGCACAGAAACATAAGGATTATTGATGTAATGTCCTTCTGGATAGTGACCTTTTtccttccagcagcagcacacttGCTATAGATTTTATTGGCGATAACATTCAGGTTCAGACCTTGGTACTCAAAAGTTGACAAAGAGTAGACATCCACTTGTCATCATTGTTGAGCGCTAAGTTAATCAGCTAAATCTCCTTCCTCAGATCATCCAATGTGGTAAAAGTGTCCATTGTTATTGAATCAAATCAGTCTCCAGTTATCcctcacaaaaaaacaaaaccaaccctcTGACAGAAACTCAAAACTAGAATCAGTTCCA
This genomic window from Anopheles maculipalpis chromosome 2RL, idAnoMacuDA_375_x, whole genome shotgun sequence contains:
- the LOC126558485 gene encoding uncharacterized protein LOC126558485 yields the protein MNTYRTNVNKKCCSYYECGSNSIANPMVTFFAFPKQPDRCETWMKAAGVPAHLVDSRNHRFLCERHFPSIYICRSQRRTLLLANAVPYPYNEPSEESEREQELKIMEEELVDDTIDDSTDIIHEDFHHGKDSMGVPQHTETAISDENQSEVVIGTINDQLPLNIEQPSASYIDYSRKRKVVAAKLAEMKAKLSTIQNNTVASPVTLKKNQYIKMEQLDGSNVHLVQASKKLRLTPSGPVRESSAEKPAKEVFRTTLKSPVSSSTNAIAIIEQNDDTSTSQNSDDTVLEKDDNISEFIFKGKEYVQMPKAYYMKNINRLKRSLAFYENIVRNMREVLGQAYPTSSLD
- the LOC126558476 gene encoding lysM and putative peptidoglycan-binding domain-containing protein 1, encoding MSLETMSDLRKKYKNWRSYVKFVKLVSDAGMEDETMFGEKQSIRDSARSLKKYGSISGGSRSPAALQPTDALIRHDVERTDTLQGLALKYGCSMEQIRRVNRLLPTDTIFLRPFLMVPVAKDSPHYPKDPEAIIRPNALSSRMMTSGSSSGGASGSGSSSIISNNNNNSISSDGNGYSLSEESPLVSPEEESRKNLEEFLGKIDSSIASTRKCIAEVQRNSDFVTSSQSDDNLFFSSSSGGGVSGSGSSGYYSKPRAYSNASSSSSISSYQQYHYHLPSGGAGGGGNNVSAAGGSGANHHHKRQSSSGSAASDTNQLIVMTQGKRVQSSLQKLERQQDELFEL